The following nucleotide sequence is from Podospora bellae-mahoneyi strain CBS 112042 chromosome 1 map unlocalized CBS112042p_1, whole genome shotgun sequence.
TACAAAAGTCTCAACGGGTGTAGGTGCCATCGATCGTGTAATCCTTCTGCGGGCCATTGACAGTGTACGCCAAATTCCAATCCACCAGGTTGACAGCCTTGAAGCGAAAGTCATACTTGACGTCGTAATAATCTTTGATACACATGTGTCCAGCCGTCGCCTTCCAGCTCTTTTCATTATCGTCCTTTGGCACCGTAAATTCCACCTTGTGAAAGAGGTAATCGGCCCTCTTCTGATCATCCGTCTTCGCAAACCAGACACTGAGCTCGTCCTTGTTCTCGTTGTAGCGCCAAATGTAGCGACGAGTGGCTCGGAAGGTGAAGCCGCTGTCGGCCTCAAAGTCGCCTTCTTCGATGTACAGGTACTCCATGCCGATATCACCGCCTTCTTGAACAATCTTGTCGAATTCGGCTTCGCGACCATCTCTTGTGCCCTCCCGGAGCAAGAACCTGGCCGTACCGCTGAAATGACCGCTAGGGTGACTGGGAAGCTTGCTTGTGAGTttcctctccagcttccaCTCTCCCAGTAGAGACCGAAACACGGCCTTTGCCACAAATTTGCCAGATGATACACCTGCCCATACTGTTGCTTCGGTCTGCTTCAGAGATTTCGTGAATTCCGGCTGCTGAAACTCGTTAAGCCTCTTTGATGGATATCGCGCCGGAGTCAGAATGTTCATCTCGTTGCCAGCAGGGGGGAGTGCGGGCATAGCACCGAGATGGTCCACACGCTCCATTTCCAATGCTGTGGCAAATTCTTGCATGAGCCAGGCGTAGTCTCCCATGGGGAACTGAGATGCTCGTGGGTCGTCCCGAAGTGCGATCGTCCGTTGAATAGACTTGTCCTTGTCCAAAGCTTGTTTCAGGGCTTGGGGCAGAGCAACAGATCCTGATCCGCCGGCGTTCCAGAGAGTTGTGACAAATCGAGCTTGCATCTCCATCACACCCCAGTATTGAGAGCGGTAGAATCCGACGAATCCAAGGTTGGAAATGCAAGGGTGATATGTGCCATGGAATGCCAACGCAACGGTGTTGTTCAGATCGTctggagaaagagaaagcgTCTCCAGTTCTTCCTGCGGTAAAAAGGAGATTGAGTCAGATGCTTTGAAGCCAGTTGCCAAAACCACTGCTACAATGTCGTCGACTTTGTCCCCTGTTGGCGAGATGATAGCCTCATGACCGGAAAGCTTGTCCAGTTTGCCCTGGGTCACAGTGATGAGCCCTGACCGAACGAACTCGCTGTAGTTGTCGCTGACTGCTATGAACTGTGGGTTGGCATGGTCCTTGTGGGTGAAGGCGAGTGCAGGGGAATAGATGAACTGGTCTGTTCCGAGAGCAGTTTCATAAAGGGAACTGGTTCGAATTGCTGACTCCTCGGTAATGTGACCTTGCGTATTCGTCAATGGGTGGGGACAGTTGGAGAGGTTATAGGACGCCAAATCCAACGGCAGGAAGGGGGGTGCCGGTGAGCTTGCCTGATTAGTACACATGTATCAGTTTTGCTCTCCCAGTTCTCCAACAACATGAAATGAATAGGTACCTTTGGTGATAGAAACATTGGCATTACCCAGACCGGTTTTTGAATAATGTGATGGACAGAGTATTTCTCAGGGTTCGCTATTGGGCATGTTCCAGGCGAGTTGGTGACAGAAGACAAGTGTGTAGCAATGGTGCCGGCAATCTCGACGCCTGACATTTGGCCTCCGACAACAAGAATCTTGCCCCCTTTGGGATTACCTCCTCCAAGCAAATCCTTCAAATTTCGGTACTTGCTGCTATGGATGACGGGTACTTCGGGATGCTCAGGAATCACGTCGGACCCAGGGACTGCTGGCTTCCCAAAATAGCCCGAAGCAACGAGGAGATAATCAAAGGGACGTTCTCCCAGGGTTCCATCCTTTGAGCGAGTCCAAACACGCCAGGATCCAGAAGGAGTTTTCTCGGTCCTCTCAACGCGAGTTTCTAGGCATAGCTCTGCCGCGAGGCAGTACGCTTTGTAGTACCGATCTAGATACTGGCCAACCTGCCACGCTTGCGGCAACTCAGGGGCATCTTCGGGCCAAGCGAGATCACTGAATTGGACGGTGTGTTTGCTCTGGTTGGCGACCATGAGAGGATGGATGAGGCCACCATTGTCGTCCCTCTGGGATGGCCAGAGACCCCCCAGTCGAGGTTGGGAGTCGACAATGGTGACCTCAAAAGTGCCCCTAGGCACGTCGTGGAGAAGAGACTTGGCGGCCACGAGACCCGAAGGCCCGGCCCCTGAAAAAATATTAGCATCAACATAAAGACTATAGTGTGGACAGTCCGGGTGACCAACCAACAATGCACACCGTCTTCGTCATGGCAGCGTTCAACTGGGCAAAAAGTCAGTAGGCCGGCGCGCCCGGGAACGATCAGACTCCTCCTCACTTCGGATAGCCGAAGCCAGGGTCGGGCCACGAGTAAGCGGGTCCGAAGCAGGGCGGGCAGCCGCCAACTAAGGCGGAAAACAGTCACTATCTTCTAAAGATGATGGCTAAGGCTATGCAGGAAGATGGTTGTCTCGGGGCTTTTCgtttgttggtttggttcATTTCACTCAGGTTTAGTCATAATCATTCTCACCAGATCAGATGGCTTCTCACCAACCAGTAAGCGAGACCCACCTCTCTGGCAGTTTTGATTGGTCCAGGCTTAGGTAGTGAGAGTATTACTCATCAACCCTCCAAGACAAATCTCATCTCACTCATCTCAACTCTCAGCTCATCGACTTCAAGCTCACGCACCTCTCATCACTCTCACTTATATCCCATCCACTCGTCAAATTGGAAAATAACAAGACAAGGGTTCAGACAACCTTGTGATCTTTGCGTCCGCCCAGGCTCGGGGCTTGCATGGTGTAGGTGGCAGAGGGTGGTTGGAACCCATGTCTTGTTATTTTCCAATTAGACGAGTGGATGGGATATTTTGCATTCTTTCGTCTTTTCCCCCAGCAATGACAAGACGTCCGCCCCGGGGTTGCCGAAGAGTGGCGTCCAAAACGTGACTTGACATGAGGTCACATAAGGTTTGCTGCCACAAATCACAGGATTGCTGTTTGGCCTCCTGCAGAACGCCAGGAACGCCGAGGACGCCCCCACTGTCACCATCAGCAAACACCAAAAGTCCCGCGGACAGCGAAACTCGAATCGTGACCGGCGCTCTGCATGCTTGGCTCTTCGTTTACCGgaatacatacatacacatGCTGCCGGTCGTTTGATGAAGACTAGAGCATGCAAAGAGGATGCGGCCACTGTGACACAACATCATGCCCCCGAGACGGCCACCGAAGGGCCCCACATCCGACAGCTGAAGTCCGACTCTCGGGAGCCCGAGTGGTGCCGTCGTGGAGCGGTGAGGGTGGTCTGCTACTTTTCGTGGAAATGCCTGCCTGCTTTTCTCCCTGCGCTTCCTGCGACTTCCTGGCCGCCCTATGCGTCTTTCCACCGGTCAAGTCGGCATGTCGCAGCTCAATCACCTGAATTTCTCCTAGCGGATGCAACCTGTCAAAACCTCCTTACCTCAGCTCTGCAACACTCACGACACCACGGCGCATATTCCGCTCCTGGAATGGAAGAAGCAAAGAGTGGATGGACATTTGGGGACTTACGGAGGCGCCTCCGATGGGCGCGGGGCGTGCCAAGCCAGATGTGTGGCTTGCAGAGAGCCGATTGGCGAATCCTCGGCCGTCTGGGCAAGAATTCGCAGAAGCAATTCCGAACATCTTCCCGTCTTGGCAGATGCTTACCAACCTTGGCATCGAGACGATCTGTCTCCTCTTTTGACCTCTGCCAAGTGTCTGTTATCAGACCCCCCCCTGAAGAGCAGGCAGTCCATTCTAATTTCTCCATCTCAGCAGACACGTGGGCAAGGTCGCAGGGAGGCAGTCCTACCGGGCACTTGCCTCATGGCCATGTCTTCCGCCGGAAACAAAGGCAGAGTCTCGCATTAGTCTGCCCATTGTTGCTCATCGACAATCTCCCGGCAAGCCCACGTCCACGAGGAGGGGTGCTGGTTGCGCTCTGATGGTTGGACAGGTGTAGCAAGGATTTGAGGTTGACCACGGCTTCAAAGAGCAACTGCGGGGAACTCATTTCCTAGAGATTCACTCAGTCTCCCGTCCAGAACAATAGGACACCCACTTCATATTCAGACGTGATGCTAGGATGAAGCCTCTCGGAGTCGCCGTGTTAGGTCACCCACATCCAAAGCATACAGCGCGCTATGCCAGCGCAGGTATAGTTATTTTGCCGTTCTCTTGTTGGTCCTTTCTACCAATCTACTTCATGCTGTTGCCCAATAGGCCTTTGTTGTCGACTGGTGGCTGCTTACCGTAGTCTGGTCTGGAAAATGGCCACACTGAACAGTGGAACCGACCCAAGGTATCCAGGTAGCTACCTCGCCTTGGTACGGTGCTGAGGTAAAAGACATGCAGAAGCATGCGGGGTATAGACTCGGTGGCTGAACTCTTGTCCAGCTCCAATTTTGTTCCCGGTAAGCTATCGGAGCCGGTTCCTGGGGACCTGGGCGCAATGTGAGTCTGGTGAAAGCTGACAAGATGGAGAGACAGCAGCTTCCCATAGACGGCACTGGATCTGGGTCACGACCGCTTTATCTCCGGAACTCTCAAGTACGTGCTGGGGCAGCCTACCGTGGTAAAGGCCGTAAAAGGCTTTGCGAGTGGGCATGTCTTGATTCTCAGTAGGGGGAAACTGGTGGGAGCCAAAATCTTGTGACACAGTACCTTGATCTGTCTTGCTGGGAACCGGTCGAGTGAGACACTATGACGCCCAGTCAAGGTCCAGGGTCGCGCTATCTTTGGAACTCGTCAATCTGGCATGCGTGTGGTTACCGCTGCGAACTCGGGTGCCCCAGGAGGCGTCGATATTAGGGTATTGGCCGGCCCCAGGTAGCTCCCAGAGAACCAGAAGCAATATATGACCATGATATTCGGAGAAGCTACAAGCATCACCGCTTCGGAAAGACACACAAGTTAATTTACGATCCCTGCTCTGTGGCCGCCTGACGACGCTTCCAACGGTTCTAGAAACCTTCACCTCGTAGGCCAATGGCCGAATTCTCGGCGTTCGGATGCTGTGTCTCGTTCACTGGAAGCCGGTAAAGAGAGCGGGGGCGTGGAAAGGCGCTTTCGGGCATGGGCTCTTGGTCCTGCAGCTGCATCAGAGGTTTGGAGACACACTTCGGGGTCGTTGTAAGTCGCTCTGCTTCTCAAcaagaggggaggggggcgcgGTCTATTGAACTTGGCTGTTCGGGAACATGCGCAGACGAAAGGACTGACTGGCAGGGATACCGAGAAAGCCAGCTTCGTCCATGCCGGGAGCCAGTATATTGAGGTTTGCGATATCCCTGTCGCTGGTTCTCAGTGGAGAAACACGGACGGGCAGTGGTGTCCTGTGGAGGGTGGCATCCGTCCGTGGCGTCTGGTGCCAGCGCCATACATATAACATGCTTCAGCAGTTGAaagcctcctccgcaacTCAATTCCGGTCATGCATCGTTGTCTCGACGGTATAGCGGCATCCCCAGGCTCCACGAGGTGACAGATCGACCAATTGCGTGTTAACGAACCAGCTGCTCGCTTGCCATCCCAACACTACCACACCTTGATAACACCCACGTAGCATTTCCTGCACgccaaacaccaccctctctgCACCTTCTGCTTACAGAGACACGCTGGGATTGGTCGTTTGTGGCCTCACTTCCCGACAGAAGACCCGGAACAAAGATCCTTTTCGATATTCGGGAGTGCATCGCGCTGATCGCCCGCTCGGTGATATCGGTGTGGCCCCCGCATCCAATAGAGCGGACAATACGTCAACGAATAACGGTCAAGTGACTAGAAGAGGAAGTTGAGACTGACGCCTTCACTCCACACCAACCAGAATCTGTTTTCTGCTGGGGGAAAAAATGGACACCATGGGTTCGTGACTTCCCCCCCTCACTTCTCCGCCGTCTGACTTTGAACATTAAATACACAACTCCCATCCTGCACCATCCAAGCAATTGATTCCCGCTcgttcctcttcttcatgatTCATTGCCCTCACACCATCAACGGTAGCGTACTTTTCAAGCACCGTTGCTCAAAGCCCGGCTGTATCCCGTCTTTCCGGTCCACTGGACCGTCGTTT
It contains:
- a CDS encoding uncharacterized protein (EggNog:ENOG503NX35; COG:Q) encodes the protein MTKTVCIVGAGPSGLVAAKSLLHDVPRGTFEVTIVDSQPRLGGLWPSQRDDNGGLIHPLMVANQSKHTVQFSDLAWPEDAPELPQAWQVGQYLDRYYKAYCLAAELCLETRVERTEKTPSGSWRVWTRSKDGTLGERPFDYLLVASGYFGKPAVPGSDVIPEHPEVPVIHSSKYRNLKDLLGGGNPKGGKILVVGGQMSGVEIAGTIATHLSSVTNSPGTCPIANPEKYSVHHIIQKPVWVMPMFLSPKASSPAPPFLPLDLASYNLSNCPHPLTNTQGHITEESAIRTSSLYETALGTDQFIYSPALAFTHKDHANPQFIAVSDNYSEFVRSGLITVTQGKLDKLSGHEAIISPTGDKVDDIVAVVLATGFKASDSISFLPQEELETLSLSPDDLNNTVALAFHGTYHPCISNLGFVGFYRSQYWGVMEMQARFVTTLWNAGGSGSVALPQALKQALDKDKSIQRTIALRDDPRASQFPMGDYAWLMQEFATALEMERVDHLGAMPALPPAGNEMNILTPARYPSKRLNEFQQPEFTKSLKQTEATVWAGVSSGKFVAKAVFRSLLGEWKLERKLTSKLPSHPSGHFSGTARFLLREGTRDGREAEFDKIVQEGGDIGMEYLYIEEGDFEADSGFTFRATRRYIWRYNENKDELSVWFAKTDDQKRADYLFHKVEFTVPKDDNEKSWKATAGHMCIKDYYDVKYDFRFKAVNLVDWNLAYTVNGPQKDYTIDGTYTR